The following are from one region of the Stigmatella ashevillena genome:
- a CDS encoding tetratricopeptide repeat protein — protein MTPALSLLLPLACKDPEMAAVQARTEGYEGKLAEGRTLMAAHQPERAARSFREAANLRSEAIDPLLLLAEAYRVAGNEGPAILALKEAEAIAPGEDPTIQKQMAELYRRGGHVEQAIATLVVLRDAQQLTDPELLSLARLQARQGSLEAAFKSLEPIQKQRPDDADAKVVEAEILLLKGDELLAARLMDRLITENPGLMEARMLRVRYFLNSGFVSEAEQDLLSLSEEDAARPEVILLRARILNRLERPAEADAVLTQLVAAEPTSVEALAMLAETKLLLGQNKEAQALVEKVLRLRSRFPRALYVRARALEAQGDKAGAVENYSYALSSDPRFAPALSRMWRIHRDAGRKMDAMTSLEQIHFIGEASLEEKVALAQMYAESKIHLERGRKLIDEALAREPGNPTYVSIKAALTDAMPKKKKPKGPIILRGGR, from the coding sequence TTGACCCCCGCCCTGTCTCTGCTCCTCCCGCTTGCCTGCAAGGACCCGGAGATGGCCGCCGTGCAGGCGCGGACGGAGGGCTATGAAGGCAAGCTCGCCGAAGGGCGCACCTTGATGGCGGCCCACCAGCCCGAGCGGGCGGCTCGCTCCTTCCGCGAGGCGGCCAACCTGCGCTCCGAGGCGATCGATCCGCTGCTGCTGCTGGCGGAGGCCTACCGCGTCGCTGGGAACGAGGGGCCGGCGATCCTGGCCCTCAAGGAGGCCGAGGCCATTGCGCCGGGAGAGGATCCCACCATCCAGAAGCAGATGGCGGAGCTCTACCGGCGCGGAGGCCACGTCGAGCAGGCCATCGCCACGCTGGTGGTGCTGCGCGACGCCCAGCAGCTCACGGACCCCGAGTTGCTCTCGCTGGCCCGGCTGCAAGCCCGCCAGGGGAGTCTGGAGGCGGCCTTCAAGTCACTGGAGCCCATCCAGAAGCAGCGGCCGGACGACGCGGATGCCAAGGTGGTGGAGGCGGAGATCCTCCTGCTCAAGGGGGACGAGCTGTTGGCCGCCCGGCTGATGGACCGGCTCATCACCGAGAACCCCGGACTGATGGAAGCGCGGATGCTCCGCGTGCGCTACTTCCTCAACAGTGGCTTCGTGTCGGAGGCGGAGCAGGACCTCCTGTCGCTCTCGGAGGAGGACGCGGCGCGGCCCGAGGTCATCCTGCTGCGCGCGCGCATCCTCAACCGGCTGGAGCGCCCCGCGGAGGCCGACGCGGTGCTTACCCAGCTCGTCGCGGCGGAGCCCACCAGCGTGGAGGCGCTGGCGATGCTGGCCGAGACGAAGCTCCTGCTGGGTCAGAACAAGGAGGCCCAGGCGCTGGTGGAAAAGGTGTTGCGGCTCCGGTCCCGCTTTCCGCGAGCGCTCTATGTCCGGGCGCGGGCGCTGGAAGCGCAAGGGGACAAGGCGGGCGCAGTGGAGAACTACAGCTATGCCCTGAGCTCGGATCCCCGGTTCGCGCCGGCGCTCTCGCGCATGTGGCGGATCCACCGGGATGCGGGCCGCAAGATGGATGCGATGACCTCCCTGGAGCAGATCCACTTCATCGGGGAGGCCTCGCTCGAGGAGAAGGTGGCGCTGGCCCAGATGTACGCGGAGAGCAAGATCCACCTGGAGCGGGGCCGCAAGCTCATCGACGAGGCGCTGGCGCGTGAGCCGGGCAATCCGACCTACGTCTCCATCAAGGCCGCCCTCACCGACGCGATGCCGAAGAAGAAGAAGCCCAAGGGCCCCATCATCCTGCGCGGCGGCCGGTGA
- a CDS encoding phosphoribosylanthranilate isomerase — MEPTVRVRVKVCCIMSEEEARLAVRHGAAALGLVSRMPSGPGVISEERIAQIAAKVPPPVGTFLLSSSTEVEALVEEHRRTRTNTLQLVDSLPPGNLQRLREALPGVRLVQVIHVTGPASVDEALSVAPWVDALLLDSGNPTLAVKELGGTGRVHDWEVSRRIREQAPIPVFLAGGLRPENVLEAVRQVGPYGLDICSGLRTQGLLDEDKVSRFFRALDTLAA, encoded by the coding sequence GTGGAACCAACGGTCCGCGTCCGTGTGAAGGTGTGCTGCATCATGTCCGAGGAGGAGGCCCGGCTCGCCGTGCGCCACGGGGCCGCGGCGCTGGGGCTCGTGTCGCGGATGCCGAGTGGCCCGGGGGTCATCTCCGAGGAGCGCATCGCGCAGATTGCCGCGAAGGTTCCGCCGCCCGTGGGCACGTTCCTGCTCTCCTCCTCCACGGAGGTGGAGGCGCTGGTGGAGGAGCACCGGCGCACGCGAACGAACACCTTGCAGCTCGTGGACAGTCTTCCCCCCGGAAATCTCCAGCGCTTGCGCGAGGCACTGCCCGGGGTGCGGCTGGTTCAAGTCATCCACGTCACGGGCCCTGCCTCCGTCGATGAAGCGCTCTCGGTGGCGCCGTGGGTGGATGCGCTGTTGCTCGACAGTGGCAACCCCACCCTGGCGGTGAAGGAGCTGGGCGGCACGGGACGGGTGCACGACTGGGAGGTCAGCCGGCGCATCCGCGAGCAGGCGCCCATTCCCGTCTTCCTCGCGGGGGGCCTGCGTCCAGAGAACGTGCTGGAAGCGGTGCGCCAGGTCGGCCCTTATGGCCTGGACATCTGCTCCGGCCTGAGGACCCAAGGCCTGCTCGACGAGGACAAGGTCTCCCGCTTCTTCCGCGCGCTGGACACGCTCGCCGCGTGA
- a CDS encoding DUF4388 domain-containing protein — protein sequence MAPVRKILIADPDLDAVRMLSRALRQKGYQVHYAPDGARALEICVLRHPDLALFDEGCKLLEARTFIQILRTNPRTEDIPVVLTTTNLDVDRLRGLRLAAHLKKPFNLDEVLSRIEHIFRRTEAAKDLKSDNQEIEGSLSQLGIPDLMQILGMNKRSGKLNLERGNERGEITVADGRPANARLGRVEGEKALFRLLAWSEGTFTFAPGSSTARARITRGMDDALLEGMRQADEVNRLMPALPARTTRLMIAPDADLPQDQHPVTAQVVDLLRQPRAMGEVLDLAPATDLEVLGVLTTLMQKGVARVAEEEGGEGSGPLLGPAEMHSLRSRVLRGKSPLKVVTAKVFVCGNGPAVARRLFARLPGLSAVSAEPSAVKSGFGTLGHLELSEVLHLDFCVLPPAEAARPLWRPFSAGAVGALLMDASEAAVRLASYLAWEIRVPVVVVGETVPEKLQGAPAGVLAQGDDLTEALRSLLIQALSPTPVLPGTEPEPRVSASFA from the coding sequence GTGGCCCCGGTCCGGAAGATCCTCATCGCAGACCCCGACCTCGACGCGGTCCGGATGCTCTCACGTGCCCTGCGTCAGAAGGGCTACCAGGTGCACTACGCGCCGGATGGCGCGCGCGCGCTGGAGATCTGCGTGTTGCGCCACCCAGACCTGGCGTTGTTCGACGAGGGGTGCAAGCTGCTGGAGGCGCGCACCTTCATCCAAATCCTGCGCACCAACCCGCGCACGGAGGACATCCCGGTGGTGCTCACCACCACCAACCTGGATGTGGACCGGTTGCGCGGCCTGCGGCTGGCGGCCCACCTCAAGAAGCCCTTCAACCTGGATGAGGTGCTCAGCCGCATCGAGCACATCTTCCGCCGCACCGAGGCCGCCAAGGACCTCAAGAGCGACAATCAGGAAATCGAAGGCTCCCTGAGTCAGCTGGGCATCCCGGATCTGATGCAGATCCTCGGGATGAACAAGCGCAGCGGGAAGCTGAACCTGGAGCGCGGCAACGAGCGCGGAGAAATCACCGTCGCCGATGGGCGGCCGGCGAACGCGCGGCTGGGACGGGTCGAGGGCGAGAAGGCCCTGTTCCGGCTGTTGGCCTGGTCGGAAGGCACGTTCACCTTCGCGCCGGGCTCGAGCACCGCGCGCGCGCGCATCACCCGTGGCATGGACGACGCCTTGCTGGAGGGGATGCGGCAAGCCGACGAGGTAAACCGGTTGATGCCCGCGTTGCCCGCGCGCACCACGCGGCTGATGATCGCCCCGGACGCGGACCTGCCGCAGGATCAGCACCCGGTGACGGCCCAGGTGGTGGATCTGCTGCGCCAACCGCGCGCCATGGGGGAAGTGCTGGACCTGGCGCCGGCCACGGACCTGGAAGTGCTCGGAGTCCTCACCACGCTGATGCAGAAGGGCGTGGCCCGGGTGGCGGAGGAGGAAGGGGGCGAGGGCAGTGGCCCGCTGTTGGGGCCCGCGGAGATGCATTCGCTGCGCAGCCGGGTGCTTCGGGGCAAGTCCCCCTTGAAGGTGGTGACCGCGAAGGTGTTCGTTTGCGGCAATGGCCCGGCGGTGGCTCGGCGGCTGTTCGCGCGCCTTCCCGGGCTGTCGGCGGTCTCGGCGGAGCCCTCGGCGGTGAAGAGCGGTTTCGGAACGCTGGGACACCTGGAGCTGAGCGAGGTGCTTCACCTGGACTTCTGTGTGCTGCCCCCCGCCGAGGCGGCGCGGCCCCTGTGGCGTCCCTTCAGCGCGGGGGCGGTGGGGGCGCTGTTGATGGATGCCTCGGAAGCGGCGGTCCGGTTGGCCAGCTACCTGGCGTGGGAGATCCGCGTCCCGGTGGTGGTGGTGGGCGAGACCGTGCCGGAGAAGCTCCAGGGCGCCCCCGCGGGGGTCCTCGCGCAAGGAGATGACCTGACCGAGGCCCTGCGCAGCCTGCTCATCCAGGCCTTGAGCCCGACGCCCGTGCTGCCAGGAACGGAGCCGGAGCCGCGCGTCTCCGCCTCGTTCGCGTGA
- a CDS encoding GGDEF domain-containing response regulator — translation MAAPILVVDDDLFFREFVKDLLSRRDYRVVAVEDGMRALEEVALTRFDLIITDVVMPGLDGFALTARLRELDPEQEVLLVSHRPDVKGSEMALRAGAADCLTKPIEEADLFLAVDRALQRVALRQERSQLRDENFEFARDHNLHRRCLEFLSYPDLEGLQERVIADLAAVCDAQSAALWVVDDRGDLVLRAYRGLLDRQFLVEKLRPEGPLAARLREAAPWRVREERSPVLYVPLIAAGELMGLAQLSDPLGGEFQHEHVRQARVIGDFAAVGVKNGRRMLALQRLGLRDRDTAAYNLSYFTDYASKEIYKARRYGRTFSLLTFSIDNLPLVRARLGAAEAKKAVRGIIRALSRIIRDSDVIAKASDQEFYLLLPETDFFGALMFVRRATAAVRNETDVQEVDAKLPLALVGGAGTFPKDGEDFDELVHRCRRRMDERRASLQRRLLLEGLPFWDEVELLLGSPTSPKLPTDERAEPSRRGKVADVLFDELQAEIARELMRDPGSRGLLYVGGPEIRSDLPIAAGLESAPPELASRIYLLGRRVDMESHPALMPVFLEGDDRVARHEFLFWLSEHASYALIQRRGKGATWGFHSSDTAVVDGLISKLQAEYDLQPY, via the coding sequence GTGGCCGCCCCCATCCTCGTTGTCGATGACGATCTCTTCTTCCGCGAGTTCGTGAAGGATCTGCTCTCGCGCCGGGACTACCGCGTCGTCGCGGTGGAGGACGGCATGCGGGCGCTGGAGGAGGTGGCCCTCACGCGGTTCGATCTCATCATCACCGATGTGGTGATGCCGGGGCTGGATGGGTTCGCGCTCACGGCGCGGCTGCGCGAGCTGGATCCGGAGCAGGAGGTGCTCCTCGTCAGCCACCGGCCGGACGTGAAGGGCTCGGAGATGGCGCTGCGCGCCGGGGCGGCCGACTGCCTCACCAAGCCCATCGAGGAGGCGGATCTGTTTCTCGCGGTGGACCGGGCCCTGCAACGGGTGGCCTTGCGCCAGGAGCGCAGCCAGTTGCGAGACGAGAACTTCGAGTTCGCCCGGGACCACAACCTGCACCGGCGCTGCCTGGAGTTCCTGTCGTACCCGGACCTGGAGGGCTTGCAGGAGCGCGTCATCGCGGACCTGGCCGCCGTGTGCGACGCCCAGAGCGCGGCCTTGTGGGTGGTGGATGACCGGGGAGACCTGGTGTTGCGCGCATACCGCGGGCTGCTCGACCGGCAGTTCCTCGTGGAGAAGCTGCGCCCCGAGGGGCCGCTCGCCGCGCGCTTGCGCGAGGCGGCCCCGTGGCGCGTGCGTGAGGAGCGCTCGCCGGTGCTGTACGTGCCGCTCATCGCCGCTGGGGAGCTCATGGGGCTGGCGCAGCTCTCGGATCCGCTCGGCGGCGAGTTCCAGCATGAGCACGTGCGCCAGGCCCGGGTGATCGGCGACTTCGCGGCGGTGGGGGTGAAGAACGGCCGACGGATGCTGGCGCTCCAGCGCCTGGGCCTGAGGGATCGCGACACCGCCGCCTACAACCTCAGCTACTTCACCGACTACGCCTCCAAGGAGATCTACAAGGCGCGGCGCTATGGACGGACGTTCTCGCTGCTGACGTTCAGCATCGACAACCTGCCCCTGGTGCGGGCGCGGCTGGGCGCGGCGGAGGCCAAGAAGGCGGTGCGCGGCATCATCCGGGCGCTCTCGCGCATCATCCGGGACTCGGACGTCATCGCCAAGGCGAGCGACCAGGAGTTCTACCTGCTCTTGCCGGAGACGGACTTCTTCGGCGCGCTGATGTTTGTGCGCCGGGCGACCGCGGCGGTGCGCAACGAGACGGACGTGCAGGAAGTCGACGCGAAGCTGCCGCTGGCGCTGGTGGGCGGCGCGGGCACCTTCCCCAAGGACGGCGAGGACTTCGACGAGCTGGTGCACCGCTGCCGGCGGCGCATGGACGAGCGGCGCGCCTCGCTCCAGCGGCGGCTGCTGCTCGAAGGGCTGCCCTTCTGGGACGAAGTGGAGTTGTTGCTGGGCAGCCCCACGAGCCCCAAGCTGCCCACGGACGAGCGCGCGGAGCCCTCGCGCCGGGGCAAGGTGGCGGATGTCCTCTTCGATGAGCTCCAGGCGGAGATCGCCCGCGAGCTGATGAGGGATCCTGGCTCGCGTGGCCTGCTGTACGTGGGGGGGCCGGAGATTCGCTCGGATCTGCCCATCGCCGCGGGGCTCGAGTCGGCGCCCCCGGAGCTGGCCTCCCGCATCTACCTGCTGGGCCGCCGGGTGGACATGGAGTCGCACCCCGCGCTGATGCCGGTGTTCCTGGAAGGGGACGACCGGGTGGCCCGGCACGAGTTCCTCTTCTGGCTCTCCGAACACGCCTCCTACGCGCTCATCCAGCGGCGTGGGAAGGGGGCGACGTGGGGCTTCCATTCCTCGGACACCGCGGTGGTGGACGGGCTCATCTCCAAGTTGCAGGCGGAGTACGACCTGCAACCCTACTAG
- the dapF gene encoding diaminopimelate epimerase: MLERERIYKYHGLGNDFVVLDRRQTGVDIDAELSRWMCDRRRGIGADGVLCLLPSQEGLARMVVHNADGSIAEMCGNGLRCAVKYLVDHGGGRPERLQVETGAGLLACVPGYEAGGVAEVDISMGPARLVAPNLPSGATGQPFVEAPIPDHLGLRGTAVSMGNPHLVLLGHPLYEAERLGPVLEHHPSFPDRTNVEFVRVDPDGLTVVVWERGCGLTQACGTGACASAAAAVLAHRLPADTWLRVTLPGGDLQIRVPSDLSEIRLRGPVAAVFEGVVTIPAAR; encoded by the coding sequence GTGTTGGAACGCGAACGCATCTACAAGTACCACGGGCTCGGCAATGACTTCGTCGTGCTCGATCGGCGCCAGACTGGCGTGGACATCGACGCGGAGCTGTCGCGGTGGATGTGCGACCGGCGGCGGGGCATCGGCGCGGATGGGGTCCTCTGCCTCCTTCCTTCCCAGGAAGGGCTGGCGCGCATGGTGGTGCACAACGCCGATGGCAGCATCGCGGAGATGTGCGGCAACGGTTTGCGCTGCGCGGTGAAATACCTGGTGGACCATGGGGGAGGCCGCCCCGAGCGCCTCCAGGTCGAAACCGGGGCCGGCCTCCTCGCCTGTGTGCCGGGCTATGAGGCCGGTGGCGTGGCGGAGGTGGACATCTCCATGGGGCCTGCTCGCCTGGTGGCTCCGAACCTCCCCTCGGGAGCCACGGGCCAGCCCTTCGTGGAGGCGCCGATTCCGGATCACCTCGGCCTGCGTGGCACGGCGGTGAGCATGGGCAACCCCCACCTCGTCCTGCTGGGACATCCTTTATATGAGGCCGAACGCCTCGGGCCCGTCCTGGAGCACCACCCCTCCTTTCCAGACCGGACCAACGTCGAGTTCGTCCGCGTGGACCCAGATGGCCTCACCGTCGTGGTGTGGGAGCGGGGCTGCGGGTTGACCCAGGCCTGCGGCACGGGAGCGTGTGCCTCGGCTGCGGCGGCCGTGTTGGCCCACCGCCTCCCCGCGGACACCTGGCTGCGCGTGACCCTCCCGGGGGGAGACCTCCAGATCCGCGTTCCCTCGGATTTGTCCGAAATTCGCCTCCGAGGACCGGTCGCCGCCGTCTTCGAAGGCGTTGTGACAATTCCAGCCGCCCGGTAA